A stretch of the Macadamia integrifolia cultivar HAES 741 unplaced genomic scaffold, SCU_Mint_v3 scaffold3802, whole genome shotgun sequence genome encodes the following:
- the LOC122068381 gene encoding nucleolin 1-like, whose translation MAPIAVKPGEKRKRIPSAYNLFLKEEVQRVKAAYPDILHREAFKIAANNWAQNVRPAGSTPDNNKNGNKLSGSDDVDVCDELDAGAVAAAEANPSEAGSCSDDDDNEGNEPDAGALVAAEANTSEASSGSDDDNEDGDETDGEAVVAPEVSPSKAGGGADGEGSENTDSSTDESNGDDIPLISRKTKTKRGH comes from the exons ATGGCACCCATTGCAGTCAAAC CAggtgagaagagaaaaagaattccATCTGCTTACAATCTTTTTCTGAA GGAGGAAGTACAACGCGTTAAAGCCGCCTATCCGGATATACTTCATAGAGAAGCTTTCAAAATAGCAGCAAATAAT TGGGCTCAAAACGTTCGTCCTGCTGGATCAACGCCTGACAACAATAAGAAT GGAAACAAGCTTAGCGGCTCcgatgatgttgatgtttgtGATGAGCTTGATGCCGGAGCTGTGGCGGCAGCAGAGGCGAACCCTAGCGAGGCTGGTAGCTGctctgatgatgatgacaatgaagGTAATGAGCCTGATGCCGGAGCACTAGTGGCAGCAGAGGCGAACACTAGCGAGGCCAGTAGTGGCTCCGATGATGATAATGAGGATGGTGATGAGACTGATGGCGAAGCAGTAGTGGCACCAGAGGTGAGCCCTAGCAAGGCTGGTGGTGGTGCTGATGGTGAGGGTAGTGAGAATACCGACTCATCTACTGACGAGAGTAATGGCGACGACATCCCTCTGATCTCgaggaagacgaagacgaagagggGGCATTAG